The sequence below is a genomic window from Synechococcus sp. PCC 7335.
CCCAAAGCAGCGCGATCCCAGCGAGGGTCAACACCCAGTCCAACAAGTGAAACAGACCATCTCCAAGCGTATTTAGCTCTAACCCAGAAACAGTACTATCTGTCTCCACACTGGTGAACATATGGTGCCACTGCAAAAGCTGATGGATAACAATCCCATCAAAGAAACCTGCCTGTCCTAGCCCTAACACAATACCAGCGACAATCAGCGGTCTGCGCTTTAGTGCCGGGTTTTGGACGGTTTCATGAACTGAGTCAGATGCGACTAGATCGCTTGAAGCTGGCGACGTCATTTTTAAGTGAGCACTTTATGAACAAAATCTCTAGGGAGAAAATCTAAACTCTCA
It includes:
- a CDS encoding DUF2243 domain-containing protein is translated as MTSPASSDLVASDSVHETVQNPALKRRPLIVAGIVLGLGQAGFFDGIVIHQLLQWHHMFTSVETDSTVSGLELNTLGDGLFHLLDWVLTLAGIALLWGVVQNPNAQKSTPVFIGALLTGAGLFNFIEGLIDHQILGIHHVKPGPNEFA